In SAR202 cluster bacterium, the genomic stretch AAATGTTACATTATAGTAGTCCTTACCTTCTAAATACCCTTCTATCATTGCAATAAATTTTCGTGCTGAATTTAATTTTTCAGGTTCATTGATTAGTGATCTTGTACTAGCAATCAAGCAGGCTTGAGATTCGATAATTGTACCATCAGCAATTGTTTTTAATTGATTCTCTCTCAATGTTGTGCCTGTGGATGTGATATCCACAATTATATCTGAAAAGCCCATAAGAGGAGAGACCTCTAATGTCCCTGAAGAATATATAGTCTTAAAATAATTAATACCATTTTGGTAGAAAAATTTGCTTGTTAACCTTGGATATTTGGTAGCAACTCTTAATTCTCTACCTGTATGTTTAAATTCTAAAGCTAAATCTGATAAATCTGACATAGCTGAAACATCTATCCAGCCTTGTGGAACTGCAATAACTAATTTACAATTGCTATAATCTAAATCCTCACATACAACAAACGCATTCCCATCATCTATTTTAAACTCTTCAAATCTATCAAGTCCAACTATACCAAGATCAGCACTACCATCTTCTATTTTACTAGATATATCAGCTACTCTTTGAAAAAGAACTGTTACATTTTCAAGACCTTGTAAGGATCCTAAATATTGCCTTGAGCTACCTCTTTTTACAGATACACCTGAATTTTTCAAAAAATCCAAAGTTGCTTGATACATCTCTCCATCGCTAGGCAAAGCTATTTTTAAAACTTCACTTTTATCGTTCAAAGTTTTACCTTCCTACTTCACTTATCATTTGCAAAGCATCTAAATTCCACGCAAACCCTAATGCTGGGGTCGAAATTTGACCATCCCCCAAAACTCTTACAAGATCATCATACCTTCCACCCTGATTTACAATAATATTTTTATCTTCATAATCTGATGTAATTTGAAAAACTAATCCGGTATAATACGGAATTTCTTTACCTAAAGATAAGTCTATTTGGATATTATTAATTTTCACAGTTTGTTTTAACGAATCTATTACATTTGATAAGTCATTAATTATTTCTCGTATTTTCGTAGAACTATTTTTGGCTACATGATTAAGTACTTCTGTATATTCACCTTCGTAAGAAATAATTTCATATATAGTATTTAAAGTTTTTATAAAATTATCTACTGATTGAGAATGGATTCCTTTGTTTAAAAACCGTGTTTGTATTTCATCAATAGTTCTGACACCTAAATTATACATACCCATATTTTTCAGATACGATTGTAATAGTTCTCCCCGATCTTCATTATTTGGTAATTCTTCATTGGTCTCTTTGCTAATAAGACCTAAATTCATAGCTAAACCTACAAGTTTTTCAATGCCAGAATCGCCCTCTTTAATTACACTTAAATGTTCAGAAATAAAAAATTTAAGTCTATTGGAAACATTTAATTCATCTAAAATCTGGTTAATAATTTCCATATGGCCTATTCGAAGTGAAATATCATTTAAGAAAAGATTTGTTCCTTGTATAGCAGTTGTAACCACTTCAGTATCCAAAGATTTAGACGAGGCTCCAATTAATTCACATCCTACTTGAGTGTATTCTCTAAGCCCCCCAATATTTTCAGTTGTATATCTAAAAATTTGTCCATAATAAAATATCTTTGTTGTGATTTGTGGATCAATCTTCTGGTTCAAGAATGCACGAACTGCTGAAGATGTAAATTCAGGCCTCAGACTTATATTACGCCCCCCTGGATCAGTAAATGAATACATTTTACTTGCCAAAGTACCACCAGATTTTTTTAACAACAAATCTGTTTCTTCTAATATCGGAAGGTCTATTTGTTCAAAATTAGAGCTTTCTAAAAATTCCACGAGAGTATTAAGCATAATTCTTTTGCTTCTAGCTCGTGAACTGAATACATCCTTCATTCCTTGTAATGGATTTAAAGATTCCATATTTACCTTATCAATTAGGTGTTATTTATATTTAAAACTAATACATTCTAAAGCAAAGCTTCCAAAGAAATCAAACTCGATATACAATTTATGAACTAAGTCATTTTTTTATATGGTCATAAATTGAAAAACCAACCAGCAAATATAGTTGAACAATTAAGTAAAACTCCTTCTGATCCGGGAGTTTATCTAATGCAGAATGAAAATAATCAAGTCTTATATGTAGGGAAAGCAAAGCATTTAAAAAATAGAATACGATCTTATTTTAATTCCTCATCAAACTTATCGCCGAAAATCCAACAATTAGTTCATAACATTGAACGATTTGAATACATTGTTACGGAGACTGAAACTGAAGCGTTAATTCTTGAAAATAATTTAATAAAACAACTAAAACCCTATTACAATGATCGATTAAAAGATGATAAAACATACCCTTTTATTAAAGTCACACTACAAGAAAAATTTCCAAAAGTTCTATTTACAAGAAACATAAAAAATGATGGATCGAAATACTTCGGGCCTTTTACCAGTGCACGTTCTGTTAGAACAACAATGAATTTATTAAAAAGGTTGTTTCCGTATCGCTCATGTACAAAAACCATAACAGGAAAAGATGATAGACCTTGTTTGGATTTTCATATAAATAGATGTGTTGGTCCATGTATAGGAGCTTCAACAAAAGATGATTACAATGAGATAATAAACCATGTAATTCTGTTCTTGGAAGGCGACAAAAAGGAAATTATTCGCCAATTAAAAACTGCAATGAAAAAATCTTCTATCAATCTTGAATATGAAAAAGCAGCCAATTATCGTGATCAAATACTTTCCATAGAACAAATTAATGAAAAACAACGTATGTTTAATGCTGATAAATCATATAAAGATATTATTGGGATTTACCTATCTAATAATGAAGCCGCG encodes the following:
- the hisG gene encoding ATP phosphoribosyltransferase, producing the protein MNDKSEVLKIALPSDGEMYQATLDFLKNSGVSVKRGSSRQYLGSLQGLENVTVLFQRVADISSKIEDGSADLGIVGLDRFEEFKIDDGNAFVVCEDLDYSNCKLVIAVPQGWIDVSAMSDLSDLALEFKHTGRELRVATKYPRLTSKFFYQNGINYFKTIYSSGTLEVSPLMGFSDIIVDITSTGTTLRENQLKTIADGTIIESQACLIASTRSLINEPEKLNSARKFIAMIEGYLEGKDYYNVTFNLNADNEEDAANTFMNSITTNGFQGPRISRIYTTNGSSSYSLTIVLKRKNLQVVTDNLREIGASNIIVNKPDYVFDGESNLFTKLMNNISGKK